The DNA sequence CAGAAAGAATAGGGTCGAAAACCTCAATATCTCCAATCCAACTCAACTTTTTCTTCATCAAGATTGCAAGGCTAAGCTGCAGTCGAGGGGCTTCATATGATTCGATGCTGCCTATGCCATAAATCACCATTTGCATCTTTGACTCTGAGCCTAGGACCCTATGCAAGCAGTGCAAGATTTCTGGAGTTTGGATTTGATCCAGTAAAATACGGTGGAATGGAGAGCTCTCAATTTTCTTAATGCAGATCTGCATCTTCTGCATTAATTTAGATGTTCTGATAGGATTGGTTTCAAGATCAGTTGGAGCCCATGATTGTTGCTGTTCCACAGATCTAATTCTTGGCAAGTGTTTCCTCTGTCTTCCACGACGGGGTAAAACAACTGTCCAATCTCCATTTAAACATTTGGCAATGGTCAGGGTTTTTGCAGATTCTGCCATTGCTGTCAAGAtcctctcttctcttcttttattaTATGCCACTTTCAGGACTATTCTGGGGCAAGTTAAATGGAATGTACGTGAGTGGTGAGGCAGattatcttcattttcataaGAGAAAAAAGT is a window from the Carya illinoinensis cultivar Pawnee chromosome 14, C.illinoinensisPawnee_v1, whole genome shotgun sequence genome containing:
- the LOC122294328 gene encoding protein SENSITIVITY TO RED LIGHT REDUCED 1-like, giving the protein MAESAKTLTIAKCLNGDWTVVLPRRGRQRKHLPRIRSVEQQQSWAPTDLETNPIRTSKLMQKMQICIKKIESSPFHRILLDQIQTPEILHCLHRVLGSESKMQMVIYGIGSIESYEAPRLQLSLAILMKKKLSWIGDIEVFDPILSATESQVLEALGCSVLSVNEQGHRRALKPTIFFMPHCEAELYDNLLHANWGVELLNRVVLFGNSFETYEQHVSEFKHSAVVDSARHILAIRPFTKEFKIKTVSDDYFGAFHDSSWHFFSPALDTELQFIKI